The Acidimicrobiia bacterium sequence CCGGTTCACTATTCCTGATGGCGCTCACTGGCGGGACGTTCGTGAAACCCCTGCCAACGTGGGTGCTGCTCTGTCTCATGCGATGCGTGAGATCGAGCTTGCCAACCCCGACACCCTTTACCGGGTCTTCGGTACCGCCGACTGGGGCAACCGGGAGATGCTTACCGATGAGATCCTCAAAGACCTCATTGAAGCCCTGTCGGAGGTTTCGCTCGGCAATCGGGCGGTTGGTTCCGACATCCTGGGCGACGCCTATGAGTACCTGATCGGGAAGTTCGCCGATATCACCAAACGTAAGAAGGCTGGTGAGTTCTACACGCCCCGAAGCGTCGTGCGGATGATGGTTGACCTGCTCGACCCTAGGGAGGGCGAGAGCGTCTACGACCCCGCCTGCGGTACAGGAGGCATGTTGTTGGGCGCCATCGAGCATGTAGAGCGCGCCGGCGGCGACCCGCGCACATTCTTCGGGAAGATCTTCGGACAGGAGAAAAACCTCACAACCTCGTCCATTGCTCGCATGAACCTCGTGCTTCACGGCATCGAGGACTTCCAGATCGTCCGTGAAGACACGCTGCGGAATCCGGCCTTCACCGATTCGGCCACCGGCGGGCTCGCCACGTTCGACTGCGTCATCGCCAATCCACCGTTCTCGCTCAAGGAGTGGGGTATTGAGATCTGGGAGTCTGACCCGTGGGGCCGAGCGGTGTTCGGACTTCCACCCAAGAGCTACGGCGACTTTGCCTGGGTGCAACACATGACCGCGTCGATGGCCGACGGCACCGGGCGCATGGCCGTCGTTCTCCCTCAGG is a genomic window containing:
- a CDS encoding class I SAM-dependent DNA methyltransferase, translated to MTHGSPQRRPGPVDLSRLKSHLWNCADILRGSAVDRTDWKGYILPLLFFKRICDVYDEETAEATELFGDVEPVDFPEVHRFTIPDGAHWRDVRETPANVGAALSHAMREIELANPDTLYRVFGTADWGNREMLTDEILKDLIEALSEVSLGNRAVGSDILGDAYEYLIGKFADITKRKKAGEFYTPRSVVRMMVDLLDPREGESVYDPACGTGGMLLGAIEHVERAGGDPRTFFGKIFGQEKNLTTSSIARMNLVLHGIEDFQIVREDTLRNPAFTDSATGGLATFDCVIANPPFSLKEWGIEIWESDPWGRAVFGLPPKSYGDFAWVQHMTASMADGTGRMAVVLPQGALFRKGAEGKIRKAMLQEDLIEAVIGLAPNIFYGTGLAPAILTLRRTKPADRKGKVLMVDASSLFRKGRAQNFLDSEHADRIVKWVQAFEDVEDRAKVVDLKEIAKEDWTLNISRYVLPPIGEDIPPLPEAVAAFKEALTEARAAEDRLREILIGGGWLQ